Proteins encoded within one genomic window of Bombus vancouverensis nearcticus chromosome 4, iyBomVanc1_principal, whole genome shotgun sequence:
- the LOC117156681 gene encoding uncharacterized protein LOC117156681: MDTNVSMTVESAIEMFTSIMCSLNEIGKQTFLSFIADNWKPQNVKIESLSKNAYGMAGDCHNKRSSQEEKLNTIKDIVLNIRNKVPTSGIFPSEEIVSPTIGQNSDCDPCSTKHVDAFLYDEKEVDELIESGELNTLYCADCGSSNMKQYNIISHSLSVAAILYIFHSVLPSLSEKVVLDIGSRLGAVLYGAYTFTSAKKIIGVEMNKELCLLQNDIVNKYKMNDRIEIVNRRIEECPEIIQKSNIIIIHNPFEFYVSHSVHRDIWTFLKATIQSGTILVTKPSIETTFRNLKIKEVNKWVKPYEQEKTISDPYIFASLFLDPTEYADIKFYEVI, encoded by the exons ATGGATACGAATGTTAGTATGACTGTAGAAAGTGCTATAGAAATGTTCACATCTATCATGTGTTCTTTAAACGAAATTGGTAAACAAACATTTTTATCGTTCATTGCTGATAATTGGAAACCACAGAATGTAAAGATAGAATCTCTTTCAAAGAATGCATATGGCATGGCAGGTGATTGTCACAACAAACGTAGTTCACAGGAAGAAAAGTTAAACACTATAAAAGATATTGTCCTCAATATCAGAAATAAAGTACCAACAAGTGGAATATTTCCATCAGAGGAAATTGTATCACCAACGATTGGGCAG AACTCAGACTGTGATCCTTGTTCAACAAAACATGTTGATGCATTTCTTTATGATGAAAAAGAAGTAGATGAACTTATAGAAAGTGGGGAGCTGAATACTTTGTATTGTGCTGACTGTGGGTCCAGCAATATGAAACAATATA ATATCATTTCACACTCCTTATCAGTGGCTgctatattgtatatatttcacagtGTTTTACCAAGTTTAAGTGAAAAAGTTGTACTTGACATAGGGTCTCGATTGGGTGCTGTTTTATATGGA GCATATACATTCACATCTGCCAAGAAGATTATTGGTGTTGAAATGAACAAAGAACTTTGCTTACTCCAAAATGAcatagtaaataaatacaaaatgaatGATCGTATTGAGATTGTGAACAGGAGGATTGAGGAATGTCCTGAAATCATTCAGAAGAGTAATATCATCATTATACACAACCCATTTGAATTTTATGTTTCACACTCAGTACATAGAGACATTTGGACTTTTTTAAAAGCCACTATCCAAAGTGGAACAATTCTAGTTACCAAACCATCCATTGAAACTACTTTTAGAAATCTAAAAATTAAAGAAGTAAATAAATGGGTAAAGCCTTATGAACAAGAGAAGACTATATCAGATCCTTacatatttgcatcattattttTGGACCCTACTGAATATGCAGATATTAAATTCTATGAAGTCATCTAA